The DNA segment CTGCTACCGGCCGGGGCATGCGGACTATACCTTTGATGAAAAATTTGGCTTCCGGGATTACCGCGGAGGCGGACGTTCCTCAGCCAGGGAGACCATCGGACGCGTGGCGGCCGGCGCTGTGGCGGCAAAGGTGCTGCGGGCCTTGGGGATTACGGTGAAGGCGTACACGAAATCCATCGGCCCGGTGGAGATCGACCCAGAGCGGTTCGACCTTTCGGAGGCGGAAAACAATCGTCTCTGCATGCCGGATAAGGAAGCGGCAGAGAGGGCGGCAGCATATCTCGAAGAAAAAATGGCGGCCTGCGATTCGGCCGGCGGCGTCGTGGAGTGTGTGACAGACGGACTTCCGGCAGGCCTGGGAGAGCCGGTCTTTGAAAAGCTGGACGCCAACCTGGCGAAGGCCATCCTTTCCATAGGAGCTGTGAAGGGCTTTGAGATTGGAGACGGATTCGCGGCCGCCAGATCGGCCGGTTCGGAGAACAACGACGCGTTCCGAAGGGATGCAGACGGAACCATCATAAAAAAGACAAACCACGCCGGCGGTGTCCTGGGCGGAATCAGCGACGGGAGCCGCCTTGTGTTCCGGGCGGCCTTTAAGCCGACGCCGTCCATTGCAAGGCCCCAGGAGACCGTGGACAGAGACGGAAACGAGATGGAGCTTTCCATCCACGGGCGTCACGATCCGGTGGTAGTACCGCGTGCGGCAGTAGTGGTTGAGGCCATGGCGGCCATCGCGGTGCTTGATATGCTGTTTTTATCCATGACCTCAAGACTGGACATGCTCCAGATGTTTTTCCAGGTGGAGGCGGCTGAAGATACAGAAAACGAATGAGAGGAAAAGAAACATGAAGATTGCAATGGGAAATGACCACTCCGCGGTGGAGATGAAAAATATCATCAAGGAACATCTGATTTCAAAGGGATATGAAGTCATGGATCTCGGGACGAACTCCGAGGAGAGCTGTGACTACCCGGTTTACGGCGAGAAAGTGGGACGTGCCGTGGCATCCGGCGAGGCGGATCTCGGTATCGCCATCTGCGGAACCGGCGTCGGGATTTCCCTGGCGGCCAACAAGGTAAAGGGCATCCGCGCCTGCGTGTGCAGCGAGCCCTACACGGCAAAGCTTTCCAGGATGCACAACAATTCCAATGTGCTGGCCTTCGGCGCAAGAGTCGTCGGAAGCGAACTGGCGAAGATGATCGTGGACGAGTGGCTGGCGGCAGAGTTTGAAGGCGGCCGCCACCAGAGACGCGTTGACCTGATTATGGCGATTGAGGGAAAAGACGAATAGGGAAGAAATAAGAAAAGTGTGCGCGGACGGCGCACACTTTTTATGGAATTAAAGCTCTGTTTTAATAAAGATATCGTAGATAGCGCGGACGGCGTTTTCAAAGTCCTCGTTCTGGACGCCGATGATGATGTTCATTTCGCTGGAGCCCTGGTCGATCATCTTCACGTTGATTCTGGCATGGGCCAGGGCGGAGAAGACGCGGCCGGCCGTCCCGCGGGCAGATTTCATGCCGCGGCCCACGACAGCGACGAGGGCCAGATCTGATTCCAGATCCACAGAATCCGGCTTTACGGCCCGGTGGATCCCGGCGATGACAGACTGCTCTTTTTCCTGGAATTCCTCCTGATGGACGAAGACGGTCATGGTGTCGATACCGGACGGTGCATGCTCAAAGGAGAGGCCGCATTTTTCAAAGACCTCCAGCACCTTGCGGCCGAAGCCGATTTCCATGTTCATCATGGCTTTTTCGATGTTGACGGCACAGAAGCCCTTTTTTCCGGCCACGCCGGTGATGATGTAGCGGGGCTTTTTGGAGGTGTCTTCCACGATCATGGTTCCCGGCGCCTCCGGCTTGTTGGTATTCCGGATGTTGATTGGGATGCCCTCCTTGCGGACGGGGAAAATGGAGTCCTCATGGAGTACGCTGGCGCCCATGTAGGACAGCTCCCGGAGTTCCTTATACGTGATAGTCTCGATGGGAACCGGATTTTCCACGATTCTGGGATCAGCCACAAGGAAGCCGGACACGTCCGTCCAGTTTTCGTAGAGATCGGCGTGAAGCGCCCGGGCCACCAGAGAGCCGGTGATGTCGGAGCCGCCCCTTGAGAAGGTGGCGATGGAACCGTCCGGCTTTGAGCCGTAGAAGCCGGGGATGACGGCCTGCTTATATTGGGCCAGCCGTTCCTCCAGCTCTCTGTTCGTCTCCTCAGAGAGGAATGCGCCGGTTTCATCAAAAAAGATCACTTCGGCTGCGTCGATGAACGGAAAGCCGAGGTAGGCGGACATGATAAGGCCGTTTAAATATTCCCCGCGGGAGGCGGCGTAATCCCTTCCTGCGCCGGCGACGAAGTTTTCTTCTATTTTGTCAAATTCAAAATCCAGGTTCAGGTTGAGATCCAGGCCGTCGATGATATCCTGGAACCTTTTTCTGATCTGATCGAGGATGCGGATATAGCTCTGGCCGGTGGAAGCGGCGTCGTAGCACTGGTAGAGAAGGTCTGTGACCTTCGTGTCCTTGACGTCGCGTTTCCCGGGAGCCGACGGGACGACAAACGCCCGCGACCGATCCGCATCAATGATTGCCTTTACCTTTTTAAACTGGCGGGCGCTGGCTAAGGAGCTGCCGCCGAATTTTACAACTTTTTTCATCTCTTTTTAGTCTCCTGCATCTATGTCTTAATGGATGAGCTTTATCTGTGGGAAGTATTCAAAAAGCACCTGGGCGATGATTTTATCTTTGGAGATATAGGGATTTTTCCAGTATCTGGCATCCAGTGACCAGTTCCGGTTGTCGCCCATCATGAAATAACAGCCCTCGGGCACCTCAAAATGGAAGGTTTCGCCCTGGTTCATCTCCTCGGCCAGGTACGGCTCTTCAAGCGGTGTGTCGGAGCCGTTTAAGTAGACTTTATCGTCCACAATGTCGATGACATCGCCGGGAATGCCGATGATCCGCTTCACATAGTAAATGGTTTTCCCGCGTTTCCCGACGTCGGATTCACAGTAGGGGCAGATTTCCTGTTTTTCCCCCTCAATGGTGTTGCCGCAGGCCGGGCACTCCCAGCCGAAGACGAAAATTACCACGTCGCCCCGCTCCGGATCGGTGAAGAGATAGTTAAGCCGGGAGCCGATGACGCGGCTTCCGGTCATGATCGTGTTCTCCA comes from the Eubacteriaceae bacterium Marseille-Q4139 genome and includes:
- the lepB gene encoding signal peptidase I; the encoded protein is MEKEKEQKPKGKIDWKAEIISWIQILAAAAVIAFVLTTFIIANSEVPSGSMENTIMTGSRVIGSRLNYLFTDPERGDVVIFVFGWECPACGNTIEGEKQEICPYCESDVGKRGKTIYYVKRIIGIPGDVIDIVDDKVYLNGSDTPLEEPYLAEEMNQGETFHFEVPEGCYFMMGDNRNWSLDARYWKNPYISKDKIIAQVLFEYFPQIKLIH
- a CDS encoding aspartate kinase: MKKVVKFGGSSLASARQFKKVKAIIDADRSRAFVVPSAPGKRDVKDTKVTDLLYQCYDAASTGQSYIRILDQIRKRFQDIIDGLDLNLNLDFEFDKIEENFVAGAGRDYAASRGEYLNGLIMSAYLGFPFIDAAEVIFFDETGAFLSEETNRELEERLAQYKQAVIPGFYGSKPDGSIATFSRGGSDITGSLVARALHADLYENWTDVSGFLVADPRIVENPVPIETITYKELRELSYMGASVLHEDSIFPVRKEGIPINIRNTNKPEAPGTMIVEDTSKKPRYIITGVAGKKGFCAVNIEKAMMNMEIGFGRKVLEVFEKCGLSFEHAPSGIDTMTVFVHQEEFQEKEQSVIAGIHRAVKPDSVDLESDLALVAVVGRGMKSARGTAGRVFSALAHARINVKMIDQGSSEMNIIIGVQNEDFENAVRAIYDIFIKTEL
- the rpiB gene encoding ribose 5-phosphate isomerase B — its product is MKIAMGNDHSAVEMKNIIKEHLISKGYEVMDLGTNSEESCDYPVYGEKVGRAVASGEADLGIAICGTGVGISLAANKVKGIRACVCSEPYTAKLSRMHNNSNVLAFGARVVGSELAKMIVDEWLAAEFEGGRHQRRVDLIMAIEGKDE
- the aroC gene encoding chorismate synthase, with product MAAGSTTGTIFKVTTWGESHGKAIGVVVDGCPAGLPLKEADIQEYLDRRKPGQSRYATKRNEADEVEILSGVFEGKTTGTPISMIVRNTDQRSKDYSQIASCYRPGHADYTFDEKFGFRDYRGGGRSSARETIGRVAAGAVAAKVLRALGITVKAYTKSIGPVEIDPERFDLSEAENNRLCMPDKEAAERAAAYLEEKMAACDSAGGVVECVTDGLPAGLGEPVFEKLDANLAKAILSIGAVKGFEIGDGFAAARSAGSENNDAFRRDADGTIIKKTNHAGGVLGGISDGSRLVFRAAFKPTPSIARPQETVDRDGNEMELSIHGRHDPVVVPRAAVVVEAMAAIAVLDMLFLSMTSRLDMLQMFFQVEAAEDTENE